The Bradyrhizobium sp. WBAH42 genome includes a window with the following:
- a CDS encoding tetratricopeptide repeat protein → MTLKGGGLPESPTEAARLFQSAATHDDPTALYNIGLLRLSGKGVAKDLDRAETALRKAVRKDYLPVIQALAISIRAEPMPSSICGRRRFGMRRRPSGAMCRRNSS, encoded by the coding sequence ATGACGCTGAAGGGTGGGGGCTTGCCCGAGAGCCCGACTGAGGCTGCTCGCCTATTCCAGAGTGCCGCCACGCATGATGATCCGACCGCACTCTACAACATCGGCCTGTTACGGCTCAGCGGCAAGGGCGTCGCCAAAGACCTCGATCGCGCCGAGACCGCGCTGCGCAAGGCGGTGCGGAAGGATTATCTTCCGGTAATTCAGGCACTCGCGATTTCTATTCGAGCGGAGCCGATGCCGAGCTCGATTTGCGGGAGGCGGCGATTTGGTATGAGAAGGCGGCCGAGCGGGGCGATGTGCAGGCGCAATTCTTCGTAG
- a CDS encoding tetratricopeptide repeat protein — translation MREAAIWYEKAAERGDVQAQFFVGRFYATGVGASPNIRHAAKWFERAAENGHATAAFNGAIFYLNGSGVQRNLEAAIKWFRTCLRWRRQRRTGATRKALFDRCWRSQRSGNASEWLSRPPVAEILTPRPPMRSSWFIRMRLLITLHTRTLCWERPRRLVILRRRFNWAR, via the coding sequence TTGCGGGAGGCGGCGATTTGGTATGAGAAGGCGGCCGAGCGGGGCGATGTGCAGGCGCAATTCTTCGTAGGGCGGTTCTATGCGACTGGTGTCGGTGCATCGCCCAACATTCGTCATGCCGCGAAGTGGTTCGAGCGCGCGGCCGAAAATGGCCATGCCACTGCGGCGTTCAATGGTGCAATCTTCTATCTAAACGGCTCCGGCGTTCAGCGCAACTTGGAGGCCGCGATAAAATGGTTTCGAACGTGCCTCCGATGGCGGCGTCAGCGCCGCACAGGTGCAACTCGGAAAGCCCTATTCGACCGGTGCTGGCGTTCCCAAAGATCAGGAAATGCGTCGGAATGGTTGAGCAGGCCGCCAGTAGCGGAGATCCTGACGCCAAGACCGCCTATGCGGTCTTCCTGGTTCATCAGGATGCGTCTGCTGATAACGTTGCACACGCGCACTCTTTGTTGGGAGAGGCCGCGGAGGCTGGTCATCCTCCGGCGACGTTTCAACTGGGCGCGCTGA
- a CDS encoding tetratricopeptide repeat protein: MAHTGGEAGYVQAQYMLGLLHLDQKSGVGNAQAASSWMTKAARAGHAAAQFQLAVMYCTGYGVRLDLAEGVNWYEAAAEQGHTVAQYNLAVMLGRGQGREADVTKATEWFQRAAERGVAEAQVALGDALMSGRGTARDRDAAINSYQYAARQRNEGAVRRLQSIGATREETFTLET; the protein is encoded by the coding sequence ATGGCTCACACGGGCGGGGAAGCCGGTTATGTCCAGGCGCAGTACATGCTTGGACTTCTCCATCTGGACCAGAAGAGCGGCGTGGGGAATGCTCAGGCAGCATCATCGTGGATGACCAAGGCCGCGCGCGCGGGGCATGCAGCCGCACAGTTCCAGCTCGCCGTTATGTACTGCACGGGGTATGGAGTGCGCCTGGATCTTGCAGAGGGTGTGAACTGGTATGAGGCCGCTGCAGAGCAGGGGCATACTGTTGCGCAGTACAACCTCGCCGTCATGCTCGGGAGGGGACAGGGGCGCGAGGCTGACGTGACGAAGGCGACGGAATGGTTTCAGAGAGCCGCCGAGCGAGGCGTGGCGGAAGCGCAGGTTGCTCTGGGCGACGCGTTGATGTCAGGCCGAGGCACCGCACGAGATCGGGACGCAGCGATCAATTCGTATCAATACGCGGCGCGGCAACGCAATGAAGGCGCCGTGCGGCGCCTCCAGTCGATCGGCGCGACGCGCGAGGAGACTTTCACACTGGAAACATAG